In one window of Microbacterium maritypicum DNA:
- a CDS encoding class E sortase, with protein MTASVVPGGRRPRRQRPRSRATFASVLGELLLTAGVVVLLFVAWQMWIGDIIISAQKNDEGAAVSQALAQAEAPELPPVVEGEDGVTTYVPPVPAAPADAQWFGQMHIPRFGADYNFGIFGGTSRARTLDQQGIGVYTNSKMPGEVGNFSLAGHRTTWGKPFNQLDKLQLGDAIVVETPDGWYTYRFRTLEYVKPTQTDVLADVPQMPEQQTGEQYITLTACSPLYSLAERIVAYGVFESFQPRAEGPPTALTDPPPPPAAPSV; from the coding sequence ATGACTGCATCCGTCGTGCCTGGGGGGCGACGTCCGCGGCGGCAGCGACCACGCTCTCGCGCGACGTTCGCGAGTGTACTCGGCGAGCTCCTCCTCACCGCCGGCGTGGTGGTCCTCCTCTTCGTGGCCTGGCAGATGTGGATCGGCGACATCATCATCAGCGCCCAGAAGAACGATGAGGGGGCCGCTGTCTCGCAAGCCCTCGCACAGGCCGAGGCACCAGAGCTCCCGCCGGTCGTCGAGGGTGAAGACGGTGTCACCACATACGTCCCGCCGGTGCCCGCAGCTCCGGCCGATGCCCAGTGGTTCGGACAGATGCACATCCCTCGATTCGGCGCGGACTACAACTTCGGGATCTTCGGGGGCACGAGCCGCGCACGCACCCTGGATCAGCAGGGCATCGGGGTCTACACGAACTCGAAGATGCCCGGCGAGGTCGGCAACTTCTCTCTCGCCGGACACCGCACCACCTGGGGCAAGCCGTTCAACCAGCTCGACAAGCTGCAGCTCGGCGACGCCATCGTCGTGGAGACGCCCGACGGCTGGTACACCTACCGCTTCCGCACCCTCGAATACGTGAAGCCCACGCAGACGGACGTGCTCGCGGATGTGCCGCAGATGCCGGAGCAGCAGACCGGAGAGCAGTACATCACCCTCACCGCCTGCTCCCCGCTCTACTCCCTCGCCGAGCGCATCGTCGCCTACGGGGTCTTCGAGAGCTTCCAGCCGCGCGCTGAGGGCCCGCCGACCGCTCTGACCGACCCGCCGCCCCCGCCGGCCGCACCATCGGTGTGA
- a CDS encoding NUDIX hydrolase encodes MDLRVAAYAVVTDDDGRLLLARWTEGRRVAWTMPGGGLEAGESPEDAVRRELREETGYTVKVGELLGIHSRVIPAGRRVQKAADPLHTLRIVYRAEVTGGKLRFETGGSTDMAEWFPLKTVAELQRVKLVDIALRMAGIL; translated from the coding sequence ATGGACCTGCGTGTCGCGGCGTACGCGGTCGTCACCGATGACGACGGGCGGTTGCTGCTCGCGCGCTGGACCGAGGGCCGCCGCGTAGCGTGGACGATGCCGGGCGGCGGGCTGGAGGCCGGTGAATCGCCGGAGGACGCGGTGCGTCGCGAGCTTCGCGAGGAGACCGGCTACACGGTCAAGGTCGGCGAACTGCTCGGTATCCATTCCCGGGTGATCCCCGCCGGTCGTCGCGTGCAGAAGGCCGCGGATCCGTTGCATACCCTGCGCATCGTGTATCGCGCCGAGGTGACGGGCGGCAAGCTCCGGTTCGAGACCGGCGGTTCGACCGACATGGCCGAGTGGTTCCCCCTGAAGACGGTCGCGGAGCTGCAGCGCGTCAAACTGGTCGACATCGCGCTGAGGATGGCCGGCATCCTCTGA
- a CDS encoding aminoacyl-tRNA deacylase — translation MKEAAAARGLEIEIRERPAAGSLFEAAELLGIPASGIVKTLVVKRSDDTFLFALVPGGRSISWPKLRALVGVNKLRLPEPELALAATGYERGTIVPIGSTTDWPIYADESIVGERIALGAGAHGYSLFVEADDLIAAYGAIVADISVPEER, via the coding sequence GTGAAGGAGGCGGCCGCGGCCCGGGGACTCGAGATCGAGATCCGCGAACGACCCGCCGCTGGCAGCCTCTTCGAGGCAGCAGAACTGCTCGGCATCCCGGCGTCGGGCATCGTGAAGACCCTCGTCGTGAAGCGGTCGGATGACACCTTCCTGTTCGCGCTCGTGCCGGGTGGTCGATCGATCTCGTGGCCCAAGCTGCGTGCTCTGGTCGGTGTGAACAAGCTGCGCCTGCCCGAGCCCGAGTTGGCGCTCGCGGCGACCGGCTACGAACGGGGAACCATCGTCCCGATCGGCAGCACCACGGATTGGCCGATCTACGCCGACGAGTCGATCGTCGGTGAGCGGATCGCCCTGGGCGCGGGTGCCCACGGGTACAGCCTGTTCGTCGAGGCGGACGACCTGATCGCCGCGTACGGCGCCATCGTCGCCGACATCTCGGTGCCCGAAGAGCGCTGA
- a CDS encoding peptidylprolyl isomerase, with translation MAHASHVATLHTNHGDIVINLFGDHAPKTVKNFVGLADGTQEWTDPATGKPGEGPLYKDVIFHRIIPNFMIQGGDPLGQGVGGPGYNFDDEINMELNFNEPYILAMANAGLRRNAITGKPEGTNGSQFFITTDPTPWLQGKHTIFGEVADDASKAVVDAIGAVQTGAGDRPVEPVVLQSIDIVAA, from the coding sequence ATGGCTCACGCTTCTCATGTCGCAACCCTGCACACCAACCACGGTGACATCGTCATCAACCTCTTCGGTGACCACGCCCCGAAGACGGTCAAGAACTTCGTCGGCCTGGCCGACGGCACCCAGGAGTGGACCGATCCCGCCACCGGCAAGCCCGGCGAGGGACCTCTCTACAAGGACGTCATCTTCCACCGCATCATCCCGAACTTCATGATCCAGGGCGGCGACCCGCTCGGACAGGGCGTCGGCGGACCCGGCTACAACTTCGACGACGAGATCAACATGGAGCTCAACTTCAACGAGCCCTACATCCTCGCGATGGCCAACGCGGGCCTGCGTCGCAACGCCATCACGGGCAAGCCCGAGGGCACCAACGGGTCGCAGTTCTTCATCACGACCGACCCGACCCCGTGGCTGCAGGGCAAGCACACGATCTTCGGCGAGGTCGCCGATGACGCCTCCAAGGCCGTCGTCGACGCGATCGGCGCTGTGCAGACCGGTGCGGGCGACCGCCCCGTCGAGCCGGTCGTGCTGCAGTCGATCGACATCGTCGCGGCCTGA
- a CDS encoding amidohydrolase: MTTVFTGRIRPFAPSTDIEVEAMAVEDATIVAVGSAEEIRRTYPDAEMVALDGWVMPGLIEPHGHPGFAAILLSDLVVDLRPVVVPQAEDVLAALRTAVAEADGEPVFANGWDSLLQRGLPDPDIRFLDDLAGRVPLVVIHNSGHSVYFNTAAALAAGIDRTTPDPVGASFGRDAEGELTGVALEAAAVEMVVAPMLATAQEHLPRILPAHLRDLAARGITTVSDLSWNRGLDPLIDALRATGAMPVRLRWYEMSRPGGIPSARGGGDAYFRQTGVKTWSDGSPWVGNIATSFPYLDTPATRALGLEPHHIGRANYTSDELSAIAEPYAAAGWQLACHAHGDRAIDATLDVYAQIIARHGLTDHRFRLEHCGAMTPAQFERAASLGVTVSLFVDHITYWGEVLVDDLFGPEHGGAWADAGAAFAAGHRVTFHNDGWVTPDEPFRNMAVAETRTTRNGYRMPGGTPVTRDQALLAHTVNAAWQLFSEHEVGALAPGLFADFIVVDRDPVTVSSEDLAATQVKSTYVAGVRVV, from the coding sequence ATGACGACAGTCTTCACCGGCCGCATCCGCCCGTTCGCGCCGAGCACCGATATCGAAGTCGAAGCCATGGCGGTCGAGGACGCCACGATCGTGGCCGTGGGTTCGGCGGAGGAGATTCGCCGCACCTACCCCGACGCCGAGATGGTCGCACTCGACGGATGGGTCATGCCCGGGCTGATCGAGCCGCACGGGCATCCCGGGTTCGCCGCGATCCTGCTCTCCGATCTGGTCGTCGACCTCCGGCCCGTGGTCGTGCCCCAGGCCGAGGATGTCCTCGCAGCTCTGCGCACGGCGGTCGCGGAGGCCGACGGGGAACCCGTCTTCGCGAACGGATGGGACTCGCTGCTGCAGCGCGGACTCCCCGACCCCGACATCCGCTTCCTCGACGACCTCGCCGGCCGTGTTCCTCTCGTCGTGATCCACAACTCCGGGCACTCGGTCTACTTCAACACCGCCGCCGCGCTCGCTGCAGGCATCGACCGCACCACACCCGATCCGGTCGGCGCCTCGTTCGGTCGTGATGCCGAGGGGGAGCTCACCGGCGTCGCGCTCGAGGCGGCTGCGGTCGAGATGGTCGTCGCCCCGATGCTCGCCACGGCGCAGGAGCATCTCCCCCGCATCCTTCCTGCGCACCTGCGCGATCTGGCCGCGCGCGGCATCACCACCGTGTCCGACCTGTCGTGGAATCGAGGACTCGATCCGCTCATCGACGCCCTGCGCGCGACGGGTGCGATGCCGGTGCGCCTGCGGTGGTACGAGATGTCCCGTCCGGGTGGGATTCCCTCCGCACGAGGCGGCGGCGATGCGTACTTCCGCCAGACGGGCGTGAAGACGTGGTCGGACGGCTCTCCGTGGGTCGGCAACATCGCCACGTCCTTCCCCTATCTCGACACCCCGGCGACCCGTGCGCTCGGACTCGAGCCCCACCACATCGGGCGGGCGAACTACACCTCGGACGAGCTCTCGGCCATCGCCGAGCCCTATGCCGCCGCGGGCTGGCAGCTGGCCTGTCACGCGCACGGGGACCGCGCGATCGATGCGACCCTCGACGTCTACGCGCAGATCATCGCGCGGCACGGACTCACCGATCATCGGTTCCGGCTGGAGCACTGCGGCGCCATGACCCCGGCGCAGTTCGAGCGCGCGGCGTCTCTGGGAGTCACGGTCAGCCTGTTCGTCGACCACATCACGTACTGGGGCGAGGTGCTCGTCGATGACCTCTTCGGTCCGGAACACGGGGGCGCATGGGCAGATGCCGGCGCCGCGTTCGCAGCCGGCCACCGCGTGACGTTCCACAACGACGGGTGGGTCACCCCCGACGAGCCCTTCCGCAACATGGCAGTCGCCGAGACCCGCACCACCCGCAACGGGTATCGCATGCCCGGCGGCACACCGGTCACCAGGGATCAGGCGCTCCTCGCGCACACGGTGAACGCAGCCTGGCAGCTCTTCAGCGAGCACGAGGTGGGTGCCCTCGCCCCCGGCCTCTTCGCGGACTTCATCGTGGTGGATCGCGACCCGGTCACGGTGTCCTCCGAAGACCTCGCCGCGACGCAGGTGAAGTCCACGTACGTGGCCGGGGTGCGAGTGGTCTGA
- a CDS encoding DUF1801 domain-containing protein codes for MAENEKNFSAEEREAMQAAAKEARTRRSRAKKSPEELRAAGEADLKEAIEKLTPEDQALSNKLHALVSEVAPELVPRTYYGMPAWGRDGKVLCFFQPASKFKVRYGTFGFEPISNLDDGTVWPTAYAVTDLTEADLAFLAERIRVAIS; via the coding sequence ATGGCCGAGAACGAGAAGAACTTCAGCGCCGAAGAACGCGAGGCTATGCAGGCTGCCGCGAAGGAGGCCCGCACACGGCGTTCCCGGGCGAAGAAGTCACCGGAAGAGCTGCGGGCAGCGGGGGAGGCCGACCTCAAGGAGGCCATCGAGAAGCTCACTCCCGAAGACCAGGCTCTGTCGAACAAGCTGCACGCTCTCGTCTCCGAGGTCGCCCCCGAGCTCGTCCCTCGCACGTACTACGGGATGCCGGCGTGGGGTCGTGACGGGAAGGTGCTCTGCTTCTTCCAGCCGGCGAGCAAGTTCAAGGTGCGCTACGGCACCTTCGGCTTCGAGCCGATCTCGAACCTCGACGACGGCACCGTCTGGCCGACCGCGTATGCGGTGACCGATCTCACGGAGGCAGACCTCGCTTTCCTGGCCGAGCGCATCCGTGTCGCGATCAGCTGA
- a CDS encoding LuxR C-terminal-related transcriptional regulator gives MRILICEDSVLLREGLVRLLEDAGHDVVSALPDIEGLDQAVATTTPDLCILDVRLPPTFTDEGIRAALGLRSTHPTLAILVLSQYVEERYASDLIAAQGGPLGYLLKDRVADVSEFLASVQRISEGATVLDPEVVAQLLTRRNRDDRMLRLTERERTVLALIAEGKSNQAIAGILFLSEASVEKHITSIFQKLGFEQDESGNRRVLAALAHIENTGGPTPPTGQTGVAR, from the coding sequence ATGCGCATCCTGATCTGTGAGGACTCGGTCCTGCTTCGAGAAGGTCTGGTCCGTCTTCTCGAAGACGCCGGCCACGACGTGGTCTCGGCCCTCCCCGACATCGAAGGTCTCGACCAGGCCGTCGCCACCACGACGCCCGACCTGTGCATCCTGGACGTACGCCTTCCGCCGACATTCACCGACGAGGGCATCCGTGCCGCGCTCGGTCTGCGCTCGACGCATCCGACGCTCGCGATCCTCGTGCTCTCGCAGTACGTCGAGGAGCGGTACGCCTCGGATCTGATCGCAGCGCAGGGGGGTCCGCTGGGCTACCTGCTCAAGGACCGCGTCGCCGATGTCTCCGAGTTCCTCGCCTCCGTGCAGCGGATCTCCGAGGGGGCCACCGTGCTCGACCCCGAGGTCGTCGCGCAGCTGCTGACCCGTCGCAACCGGGACGACCGGATGCTGCGGCTCACCGAGCGCGAACGCACCGTGCTCGCTCTGATCGCGGAGGGGAAGTCGAACCAGGCGATCGCCGGGATCCTGTTCCTCTCGGAGGCCAGTGTCGAAAAGCACATCACCTCCATCTTCCAGAAGCTGGGCTTCGAGCAGGACGAGTCGGGAAACCGCCGCGTGCTCGCCGCCCTCGCCCACATCGAGAACACTGGTGGCCCGACGCCGCCGACCGGCCAGACAGGAGTGGCACGATGA
- a CDS encoding VIT1/CCC1 transporter family protein, with the protein MTTHEGEPHGAGLGQRLNWLRAGVLGANDGIVSVASLVVGVAGATTDNAALLTAGIAGLVGGAISMALGEYVSVSSQRDSERALIAKESEELRTMPAAELDELTQLYRDRGLSDETARQVAEELTAHDALAAHLEVELGIDQDDLVNPWHAAMSSAIAFTLGALLPLLAILLPPPEWRVPVTFVAVLLALAVTGTLSAKIGGSAPVRASIRLVIGGGLALAATWLIGTLLGTTGVV; encoded by the coding sequence ATGACGACACACGAAGGGGAGCCGCACGGCGCCGGGCTCGGTCAGCGACTGAACTGGTTGCGCGCGGGGGTGCTGGGCGCGAACGACGGCATCGTCTCGGTCGCCTCGCTCGTGGTCGGAGTCGCCGGCGCGACGACCGACAACGCCGCACTCCTCACCGCGGGAATCGCGGGCCTCGTGGGTGGAGCCATCTCGATGGCGCTCGGGGAGTACGTCTCGGTGAGCAGCCAGCGCGACAGTGAGCGTGCCCTCATCGCGAAGGAGAGCGAAGAGCTGCGCACGATGCCCGCAGCGGAGCTCGACGAGCTCACTCAGCTCTACCGCGACCGTGGACTCTCCGACGAGACGGCGCGTCAGGTCGCGGAGGAGCTCACGGCGCACGACGCCCTGGCTGCGCACCTGGAGGTCGAGCTCGGCATCGACCAGGACGACCTGGTGAATCCGTGGCACGCGGCGATGTCGTCGGCGATCGCCTTCACTCTCGGCGCGCTGCTGCCCTTGCTGGCCATCCTGCTTCCGCCCCCGGAGTGGCGGGTCCCGGTCACGTTCGTGGCCGTCCTCCTGGCTCTGGCCGTGACGGGCACGCTGTCCGCGAAGATCGGAGGTTCGGCGCCGGTGCGCGCATCGATCCGACTGGTCATCGGCGGCGGGCTCGCCCTGGCCGCGACCTGGCTCATCGGCACCCTTCTCGGCACCACGGGCGTCGTCTAG
- a CDS encoding M24 family metallopeptidase, which yields MSTLPFPAAVYAARLARAASLAAEAGLDAIIVGPGPDLQYLVGVEGDTIERLTALVLGPGVTPTVVVPRMELAKVRTTAVGELGLAIADWVDGEDPYALVTATVGTASRVGVSDALPALHVIPIGERLGVRLELATPVLREGRMIKDAEEITELRRAADAIDAVHRRVHEWLRAGRTEREVAADIAEAIVAEGHRTVEFVIVGSGPNGADPHHEVSDRVIENGDVVVVDIGGAVPSGYNSDSTRTYAVGAPDPAAAERIAVLVRAQQAAVDAVRPGITAAEVDAAARSVLAEAGLGEAFLHRTGHGIGVSVHEEPYIAPGNDLVLREGMAFSIEPGIYFAGEWGARIEDIVVVTADGGERLNLAPHELTSVGLG from the coding sequence GTGAGCACACTGCCCTTCCCCGCCGCCGTCTACGCCGCCCGCCTCGCCCGTGCCGCCTCCCTCGCCGCCGAGGCCGGGCTCGACGCCATCATCGTGGGACCCGGCCCCGATCTGCAGTATCTGGTCGGCGTCGAGGGCGACACGATCGAGCGACTCACCGCTCTGGTGCTCGGACCCGGCGTCACCCCGACGGTCGTGGTGCCGAGGATGGAGCTGGCGAAGGTGCGCACCACCGCGGTGGGCGAGCTCGGACTCGCCATCGCCGACTGGGTCGACGGTGAAGACCCGTATGCACTGGTAACCGCAACCGTGGGCACCGCATCGCGCGTGGGTGTCTCCGACGCCCTTCCCGCCCTGCACGTCATCCCGATCGGCGAACGACTGGGCGTGCGCCTCGAGCTCGCGACTCCGGTGCTGCGGGAGGGGCGGATGATCAAGGACGCCGAAGAGATCACAGAACTGCGTCGAGCAGCCGACGCCATCGACGCGGTGCACCGCCGCGTGCACGAGTGGCTGCGGGCAGGACGCACCGAGCGCGAGGTGGCCGCCGACATCGCCGAGGCCATCGTCGCCGAGGGCCACCGCACGGTCGAGTTCGTGATCGTCGGGTCGGGCCCGAACGGCGCCGACCCGCATCATGAGGTCTCGGACCGGGTGATCGAGAACGGCGATGTGGTCGTCGTCGACATCGGCGGTGCGGTGCCGAGCGGCTACAACTCCGACAGCACCAGGACCTACGCCGTCGGCGCCCCCGACCCCGCAGCGGCTGAGCGCATCGCGGTTCTCGTGCGAGCGCAGCAGGCGGCCGTGGATGCCGTGCGTCCAGGAATCACCGCAGCCGAGGTCGATGCCGCGGCGCGTAGCGTGCTCGCCGAGGCGGGACTGGGTGAGGCCTTCCTGCACCGCACGGGGCACGGCATCGGCGTCTCGGTGCATGAGGAGCCCTACATCGCCCCGGGCAACGATCTGGTGCTGCGCGAGGGCATGGCGTTCAGCATCGAGCCCGGCATCTACTTCGCCGGCGAGTGGGGTGCCCGCATCGAGGACATCGTCGTGGTCACAGCCGACGGGGGAGAGCGGTTGAACCTCGCGCCGCACGAGCTCACCTCGGTCGGCCTCGGCTGA
- a CDS encoding sensor histidine kinase, which translates to MTTQTATPAPATAVKPPLRIFLTILHLAGVGILGGAIFSMLGGLLGTGLGLLFAAGIGLVLLVGLVYALYGLGWFEVARVGTLYRTPIAPLRLQPRDRPGFVGWLRALGRQAIDGRMWRAIANFAISALLGWVVLRLFWGLVWSIIISFAPLTAADSVMGPFGGGGIPVAWAPLVGILGIAACVVGMIGLALLHRTLSLAIVIRSKETELTERVRTSTAQREGAVRAADVERTRIERDLHDGVQPRLVSVGMTLGLAQQKIDSDPDAAKELINEAHTSTKAAITELRQLARGIHASVLDDRGLDAALSALAGRSHIPVHLDVRMEGRCSREAEAAVYFSIAESLTNAAKHSRASEARVIVRLREGNTLWARVEDNGIGGAQVQPGGGLDGIANRILAAGGTFRLDSPQGGPTSLEVNVPCAS; encoded by the coding sequence ATGACCACTCAGACTGCGACCCCGGCTCCCGCAACGGCGGTGAAGCCGCCGTTGCGCATCTTCCTCACGATCCTGCACCTGGCAGGCGTCGGCATCCTCGGCGGTGCCATCTTCAGCATGCTCGGCGGGCTCCTCGGCACCGGCCTCGGCCTCCTCTTCGCCGCGGGCATCGGGCTCGTCCTGCTGGTGGGACTGGTCTACGCGTTGTACGGACTCGGCTGGTTCGAGGTCGCGCGCGTCGGCACGCTGTACCGCACGCCGATCGCTCCGCTGCGCCTGCAGCCGCGCGACCGCCCCGGGTTCGTCGGCTGGTTGCGTGCGCTCGGACGTCAGGCGATCGATGGGCGCATGTGGCGTGCGATCGCCAACTTCGCCATCTCCGCACTGCTCGGCTGGGTCGTCCTCCGTCTGTTCTGGGGCCTGGTGTGGTCGATCATCATCTCGTTCGCTCCCCTCACCGCGGCAGACTCCGTCATGGGGCCGTTCGGCGGCGGAGGCATCCCCGTCGCCTGGGCTCCCCTGGTCGGCATCCTCGGCATCGCGGCGTGCGTCGTCGGCATGATCGGGCTGGCCCTGCTGCATCGCACCCTGTCGCTCGCGATCGTGATCCGCAGCAAGGAGACCGAGCTCACCGAACGCGTGCGTACCTCCACGGCGCAGCGGGAAGGCGCCGTGCGGGCCGCCGACGTGGAGCGCACCCGCATCGAGCGCGACCTGCATGACGGCGTTCAGCCCCGACTGGTCTCGGTCGGCATGACCCTCGGACTCGCGCAGCAGAAGATCGACAGCGATCCCGACGCCGCGAAGGAACTGATCAACGAGGCCCACACCTCCACCAAGGCAGCCATCACCGAGCTGCGTCAGCTGGCCCGCGGCATCCACGCTTCGGTGCTCGACGACCGCGGTCTCGACGCTGCTCTGTCGGCACTCGCCGGACGCTCGCACATCCCCGTGCACCTCGATGTGCGCATGGAGGGTCGCTGCAGTCGCGAGGCCGAGGCCGCCGTGTACTTCTCCATCGCCGAATCCCTGACCAATGCGGCGAAGCACTCGCGGGCCAGTGAAGCGCGGGTGATCGTGCGGCTCCGCGAGGGCAACACCCTCTGGGCACGCGTGGAGGACAACGGCATCGGTGGCGCGCAGGTGCAGCCGGGAGGCGGACTCGACGGGATCGCCAACCGCATCCTCGCCGCGGGGGGAACCTTCCGTCTCGACAGTCCGCAGGGCGGACCGACCAGCCTGGAGGTGAACGTCCCATGCGCATCCTGA
- a CDS encoding cell division protein CrgA, with the protein MARDRKTEEPAVERAEGEAAPNAVWFKPVMIGFMLLGLVWILVFYISGMQYPIPGLSNWNLAIGLGIALIGFLMTTRWR; encoded by the coding sequence ATGGCACGTGACCGCAAGACTGAAGAACCCGCCGTCGAGCGCGCCGAAGGCGAGGCCGCTCCCAACGCCGTGTGGTTCAAGCCGGTGATGATCGGCTTCATGCTGCTGGGCCTCGTGTGGATCCTGGTCTTCTACATCTCCGGCATGCAGTACCCGATCCCGGGTCTGTCGAACTGGAACCTGGCCATCGGCCTCGGCATCGCGCTGATCGGCTTCCTCATGACCACCCGCTGGCGCTGA
- a CDS encoding GNAT family N-acetyltransferase, with translation MTTIAPITADDRAEWDALWRGYLAFYETDLDDATTAATFRRLVDPGSGIRGAIARDDRGAAVGIVHWLTHQGTWTMTDYCYLEDLFVAPGVRGGGVGRALIAHVRAWAEQHGSAKLYWLTAESNTTARGLYDRVASRSGMIHYEIDLD, from the coding sequence ATGACGACGATCGCGCCGATCACTGCCGACGACCGCGCCGAATGGGACGCCCTGTGGAGGGGATACCTGGCCTTCTACGAGACCGACTTGGATGACGCGACCACCGCGGCGACCTTCCGAAGGCTCGTCGACCCCGGGTCCGGCATCCGCGGAGCGATCGCGCGCGACGACCGCGGCGCCGCGGTCGGTATCGTGCACTGGCTGACACACCAGGGAACGTGGACGATGACGGACTACTGCTACCTCGAGGACCTCTTCGTCGCTCCCGGGGTTCGTGGCGGCGGAGTCGGCCGGGCACTGATCGCCCACGTACGCGCCTGGGCCGAGCAGCACGGCTCGGCGAAGCTCTACTGGCTCACGGCGGAGTCGAACACCACCGCCCGCGGCCTCTACGATCGCGTCGCCTCCCGGTCGGGGATGATCCACTACGAGATCGATCTCGACTGA
- a CDS encoding DUF3566 domain-containing protein translates to MSTVADKLAKKSTRKTSGKQVRLRLVYVDFWSAVKLSFLGAVALAVVTMVSFFLIFLVFQATGIMTTAESFLLGITDNTFVLSEVVGLPQVMAFAAVVAILNLIVFTVLGAVVAGIYNLAVKVTGGLLVGFMSN, encoded by the coding sequence ATGAGCACAGTGGCCGACAAGCTGGCGAAGAAGTCGACCCGCAAGACCAGTGGCAAGCAGGTACGCCTCCGACTGGTCTACGTGGACTTCTGGTCGGCCGTGAAGCTCTCGTTCCTCGGAGCGGTCGCCCTCGCGGTCGTCACGATGGTGTCGTTCTTCCTCATCTTCCTGGTGTTCCAGGCGACGGGGATCATGACGACGGCGGAGAGCTTCCTGCTCGGCATCACCGACAACACCTTCGTTCTCTCCGAGGTCGTCGGTCTTCCCCAGGTGATGGCCTTCGCGGCTGTGGTCGCCATCCTGAACCTGATCGTCTTCACGGTGCTCGGCGCCGTGGTTGCCGGAATCTACAACCTCGCGGTGAAGGTGACGGGCGGACTGCTCGTCGGCTTCATGTCGAACTGA
- a CDS encoding HNH endonuclease produces MRRRRKVSSANVSPATRARYAKRRQNRLARVDNDLTDEQWYDLMEAWGGCAYCGGEGAALQRDCIQPVSRGGRYTLQNVVPACASCNASKHNDEVTGWLRRKKLDERTFLVRHATILQALRPVE; encoded by the coding sequence ATGCGCCGCCGCCGCAAGGTCTCTTCCGCCAATGTGTCGCCGGCGACCCGTGCACGCTATGCCAAGCGCCGACAGAATCGGCTCGCGCGCGTCGACAACGACCTCACCGACGAGCAGTGGTACGACCTCATGGAGGCCTGGGGCGGATGCGCCTACTGCGGCGGCGAAGGCGCCGCTCTGCAGCGCGACTGCATCCAGCCCGTGTCGCGCGGCGGCCGCTACACGCTCCAGAACGTGGTCCCGGCGTGCGCCTCCTGCAATGCGAGCAAGCACAACGACGAGGTCACCGGCTGGCTGCGTCGCAAGAAGCTCGATGAGCGCACCTTCCTCGTGCGGCACGCCACGATCCTGCAGGCACTGCGTCCTGTCGAATGA
- a CDS encoding rhomboid family intramembrane serine protease, whose translation MTTPEFTSNRDNFCYRHPDRQSFVLCQRCMRTICPECQTQAPVGVICPECMSADRKNRTPAQKKAARRWRGGGATMAMTRGGKPVVTYALLAVTSFIGLVQLIPGFKEPIIQALGFFAPFLYPNLFAVPFEPWRLLTVLLVHGSFIHLALNMLALWMLGQSLEPMLGRTRYLALYLISGLGGSVMVAILAPGSWTVGASGAIFGLLASLLIIGRHIGANVTGILVILGINFAFGFFAGGISWQAHLGGAIVGALVAFIYVKTKRREQRTLQIVLLSGVVVLLIVVVAFVPPLILLS comes from the coding sequence ATGACCACGCCTGAGTTCACGAGCAATCGCGACAACTTCTGCTACCGGCATCCGGATCGGCAGAGCTTCGTGCTCTGCCAGCGGTGCATGCGCACCATCTGCCCCGAGTGCCAGACACAGGCGCCCGTGGGCGTCATCTGCCCGGAGTGCATGAGCGCCGATCGCAAGAACCGCACTCCCGCGCAGAAGAAGGCGGCACGACGCTGGCGCGGCGGCGGCGCCACCATGGCGATGACCCGCGGCGGCAAGCCGGTCGTGACCTACGCGCTGCTCGCGGTCACCTCGTTCATCGGCCTGGTTCAGTTGATCCCGGGGTTCAAGGAACCGATCATTCAGGCTCTGGGATTCTTCGCCCCGTTCCTGTACCCGAATCTCTTCGCCGTGCCCTTCGAGCCCTGGCGTCTTCTCACCGTGCTGCTCGTGCACGGGAGCTTCATCCACCTGGCGCTCAACATGCTCGCCCTGTGGATGCTGGGTCAGAGCCTTGAGCCCATGCTCGGCCGCACCCGGTACCTCGCTCTGTATCTGATCAGCGGTCTCGGGGGATCGGTGATGGTCGCCATCCTCGCGCCGGGTTCGTGGACCGTGGGAGCCTCCGGGGCGATCTTCGGACTCCTGGCTTCTCTGCTGATCATCGGCCGCCACATCGGCGCGAACGTCACCGGGATCCTCGTCATCCTCGGCATCAACTTCGCCTTCGGCTTCTTTGCCGGAGGCATCTCATGGCAAGCCCACTTGGGCGGAGCCATCGTCGGGGCCCTCGTCGCCTTCATCTACGTCAAGACGAAGCGCCGAGAACAGCGCACCCTGCAGATCGTGCTGCTGTCCGGGGTGGTCGTCCTGTTGATCGTCGTCGTGGCGTTCGTGCCGCCGCTCATCCTTTTGTCCTGA